ATATGTTGAATGTTTTGCAGTCATTGGTTACGCACTTGAATCAAGCTGTCAGTCAAATACAACagttgaaattcaaaaacatgATCCTCACGTCtaatgaaaacaatataCAGTCGAGGCATGAAGTGGAGGACAATCTTCAGAAACAGCAATTCGAAAGAATGAAATGTCAATTTTTGTTAGAACACCAGTGTTTAAAGGCACAATTACGAAAAAGGGATAGTAAGATTGTTAAATATAAGCAgagaattattgaaaaaaaccagAAATTGAACAATCTGACGAAGGTTCTCAATCAACATGCTATATCTGATACATCTCAAATAGATAGTTTTAGTAGCTCGATAAGAAAAACACCCTCGTCGACCACTACTCCGCAAGAAATGAAACCGGATATGTTGAACACACTAGGAATATTGGCGACGCACGTTTTGAAAGAcgaaattgaagatgattCTGGAAATCAAACGATTCTACAGCTTGCCGCTGGAAGCATAAGCAACGACTGTAATACTACGGAGTTGGAAATTACGTGCAGCTCCGAGATGACGAGTGCTGCCACAAATAACCGGCCGAATGGAAACATCGAGTCAGTTCAGGGTTCGCACGAAAACAAGAATCTCCAATTACCCAAGATGAAAAGCTTTAGTACCATCGATGGAACCATTAAGGATATTAAATGATATATGGAACCTAAAAGTTATCTTTTATTAGGGCAAGGGGGTGGAACATCAATACCTACATGTCTCTTCAGTTCTTAGTAGTTgatattactattattatattacatacttttatttttcgtGGAATCAATATATGATGATTCGTCTAGGATTCGCTTTTCCTTATTTACTTACATTCGCTTTTTCTTGTATCTTaaaagcttttttttttttggaatttgaaGGACGGataacaaaataataaatgaTAATTACCTATGTAAAAATGATTCCAGGTTCATTAGCAAAATAGGCTGTGCTAAAGTattaaggaaaaaaaaaaagtaataataaagacaaaacaaactaaaagaaaaagaaaaagagggCAAATAGAACGTCACataggaaaagaaaaaaatgaataaaataaaacaaaactgATCATCATTTAACAAACATGtttctctctttctctCTATTAGATAGATGAATCTCTACCCAGGAAATAAACTTTAGCCCAGTCCAT
The window above is part of the Saccharomyces kudriavzevii IFO 1802 strain IFO1802 genome assembly, chromosome: 13 genome. Proteins encoded here:
- the FDO1 gene encoding Fdo1p (similar to Saccharomyces cerevisiae YMR144W; ancestral locus Anc_2.385); translated protein: MEGNRLSGSKPIQLAFWPKQMASPESNGSDVQGVIQKASKLIGQLNNNGLMSPMEEEHSHPSSSQETLTTEREPSEQDHPRPLQANDGNIQKEANAYSGLRDSAYARENMLNVLQSLVTHLNQAVSQIQQLKFKNMILTSNENNIQSRHEVEDNLQKQQFERMKCQFLLEHQCLKAQLRKRDSKIVKYKQRIIEKNQKLNNLTKVLNQHAISDTSQIDSFSSSIRKTPSSTTTPQEMKPDMLNTLGILATHVLKDEIEDDSGNQTILQLAAGSISNDCNTTELEITCSSEMTSAATNNRPNGNIESVQGSHENKNLQLPKMKSFSTIDGTIKDIK